One window from the genome of Aptenodytes patagonicus chromosome 4, bAptPat1.pri.cur, whole genome shotgun sequence encodes:
- the SMIM19 gene encoding small integral membrane protein 19, with translation MAAAAAAGGAGGGGSAALGDSGAIDYSVHEAWNEATNVYLLVVLASLALLVYARRNKRRIMRIFTLPPAAETPPQPNFYDSMKKIRLRQQLEMYSIARKYEQQQQPPKQTESVQLSVE, from the exons atggcggcggcggcggcggcggggggggcgggcggaggcggctCGGCGGCGCTGGGCGACAGCGGCGCCATCGACTACTCAGTGCACGAGGCGTGGAACGAGGCCACCAACGTCTACCTGCTGGTGGTGCTGGCCAGCCTCGCCCTCCTCGTCTACGCGCGGCG GAACAAGAGGAGGATCATGCGCATCTTCACCCTGCCCCCAGCCGCCGAGACGCCGCCCCAGCCCAACTTCTACGACAGCATGAAGAAGATCCGCCTGCGGCAGCAGCTGGAGATGTACTCCATCG caagGAAGtatgaacagcagcagcagccaccaaaaCAGACTGAAAGCGTACAGCTCTCAGTGGAGTGA